The Flavivirga eckloniae genomic interval AATATTATAAACTATCTGTAGGACCACATCAGGCTTACTCGTTAGGGTTCGAGTATCGCGACCCTGGGTATTGGTGGTTTGGAGCCACTGCAAATCTTTTTAGCAAAACCTATGCAGACATTAGTCCATTAACTAGAACCGATAATTTTTTTAAAGATGATGACGGGCTGCCATTTATAGATTATGATGTAACTATAGCCAAAGTATTACTACGCCAAGAAACTTTCAAGGACTATATGGTTGTAAACCTTGTAGGAGGCAAATCATGGCGTATCCAGCAATACTACCTTGGTTTTTTTGCAAGTATTAATAATGTTTTAAATGAAGTTTTTAAAACAGGTGGTTTTGAACAAGGCAGGAATGCAAACTACAGACAATTAAGAGACGATAAAGCTTTAAGCAAACCTGTTTTTGGATCTAAATATTGGTACGGAAGAGGCGCGACCTATTTTTTAAACATGTATGTTAAATTTTAGTTCATGACAAAAATTAAAATATTGTATCCTCGAGCGCAGTCGAGAGGTTTTTTATTGCGAGTTGTAAAAAAAGAAGGTCTCGACTGCGCTCGACCAGACATTCAGAACTTGTGTTAAGTTTTGTAAAACATTATTAAGCTTTAATCAAGACTAATGAATCAAATAAATAAGCTTTTAATCTTAAGTATGATTACTATGGGTTTCTCTTGTGTAAATGATGATGAATATAGCATTCCAAACCCAGATGGAACCGGGGATATAGTCATTCCTGAAAATCAGTTAATAACCTTTAAAGCCGTTTATGAGCGGTATAAGCAGGCATTAAACAATGGGCACTTCGTTGCAGTTATAGAAGAAGATTTATATATAGAAGGCTATGTGATATCAAGTGATCAGGCAGGGAATTTTTTTGAAGAACTCATAATTCAAAATAAAACAGACGATAGTAATCCAGATCACGATCCAAGATTAGGGCTTAAATTAAAGGTGAATGTTGGAAACCTTTCCGATACCTACGAGTTTGGAAGAAAAGTATATGTTAAGCTAAAAGGCTTAACCATTGGCGAGTCTCGAGGTGTTTTAGCCATAGGCAGAGGCGAAGACCCTAAAATAGAACAAATACAAGAATTTGAATACCGAAATATTATAATAAGAACCCCGGAGGTTGCTGTAATTACTCCTAAGATTAATTCATTAATTCATTTAACTGAAACTGATGAAAGTACATTGATTCAATTAGATAACTTGCAAATAAATAGGTTTAATTTAGGGCTTTCCTATGCAGGTGAATCTACAGACGATTTTGATGGTTTAAGAGTTTTAGAAAATTGCGAATCCGGGGCTTCTATTGTATTACAAACAAGCACTTTTTCAAGTTTTAAATCGCTACCGCTACCACAACAAAAAGGGAGTGTACAAGGTATTTTAAGCAGAGACTATAAGAATCGTTTTAATGTGCTAATTCTTAATAGTTCGTCCGATATAACTTTTAATCAGGACGAGCGTTGCGATCCTCTGGAATTAGATTGCGGATTAGCTCCAACACTTGGAAGTGGAAATTTGTTTTACGAAGATTTCGAATCACAAAAAAACAATAAGTTAATAACCGGAAATGGCTGGACTAATTACATAGAAGCTGGTAACAAAGGATGGGAAGCCTATTCTACAAAATCAACCAATGCATCCTTAGGAAGATCGGCCAGGTTTAAATCAGCAAGTTCAGGCGATAACAGTAATATAGGATGGCTAATAACACCTGCCATTAATCTGGATACACAAGAAGGCGAAACCTTACGCTTTAAAACCTCTAACAGTTTAGCAGACAGTAGTTACCTAGAAGTGTTGTATGCTTTAGATTGGGATGGTACAGAAACCAATATAACTTCTGCAACCTGGAGTGTACTATCTGCGGCTTATGTAGTAAAAGATACCGACTCTTTTGTGCCTTGGTTTAATTCGGGAAGCGTGGATTTATCCTGTATTACAGGTACAGTACATATTGCTTTTAAATATACAGGTAGTGGTCATGAAACCTTTGATGGAGTCTACGAGTTGGACGAGGTTAGCATTGATTGTTCTCTTCCTTAAGAATACCTAGAAACGATCCCAAACCCAAATATTAGTCAAGTTTTGAATGGGGCTCTTTTGTTGTAGGATGTCGCGTTTTCAATCAAGCTTTACTTAGTCATTTAACTGCAGTCAATGCTTTGCGTTGTAATCGCTTGATTACTATGTGCATGTTGATAAAAAAATAGAATGATTTTTTGTATTTGTAAATATTTACTCTAAATTAGATGCAGAAACTTCTCTCTAATTATAAGATTTAACTTATATTCTAACAACTATTATAGCAGCGAGTATTAATCATTTTAAGGCTTTATAAAGCTTGTATATAATTAATAATTAAACTTATGAGATTAAAGAATGAAGTAAATGGAGTTTCATTGCATGTAATAGCTG includes:
- a CDS encoding DUF5689 domain-containing protein, which codes for MNQINKLLILSMITMGFSCVNDDEYSIPNPDGTGDIVIPENQLITFKAVYERYKQALNNGHFVAVIEEDLYIEGYVISSDQAGNFFEELIIQNKTDDSNPDHDPRLGLKLKVNVGNLSDTYEFGRKVYVKLKGLTIGESRGVLAIGRGEDPKIEQIQEFEYRNIIIRTPEVAVITPKINSLIHLTETDESTLIQLDNLQINRFNLGLSYAGESTDDFDGLRVLENCESGASIVLQTSTFSSFKSLPLPQQKGSVQGILSRDYKNRFNVLILNSSSDITFNQDERCDPLELDCGLAPTLGSGNLFYEDFESQKNNKLITGNGWTNYIEAGNKGWEAYSTKSTNASLGRSARFKSASSGDNSNIGWLITPAINLDTQEGETLRFKTSNSLADSSYLEVLYALDWDGTETNITSATWSVLSAAYVVKDTDSFVPWFNSGSVDLSCITGTVHIAFKYTGSGHETFDGVYELDEVSIDCSLP